The Candidatus Cloacimonas sp. genome contains a region encoding:
- a CDS encoding glycosyltransferase family 4 protein — MKNLIKNFYINSVIEDRKKIPFITLYLARIEKEKVIYELIEAFKLIKRNYNDVYLIIAGDGSQIKAINNIINNDDRIKMVGYVTGGIKTDIYKKSSIYVLPSYTECMPLSVLEAMAFGLPIICSEIGGLSDIIRDKENGILVRCKDINSLYLAIENLYLNISYINFNKATYFYSKQVVSRLEAIYKKNIYNYSL, encoded by the coding sequence ATGAAAAATCTTATAAAAAATTTCTATATTAATTCAGTGATAGAGGATAGGAAAAAAATTCCTTTTATAACTTTGTATTTAGCACGGATAGAGAAAGAAAAGGTTATTTATGAATTAATTGAAGCTTTTAAATTAATCAAAAGAAATTATAATGATGTTTATCTAATAATCGCAGGAGATGGTTCACAAATAAAGGCTATTAATAATATAATAAATAATGATGATAGAATAAAAATGGTTGGATATGTTACTGGGGGAATAAAGACTGATATATATAAAAAAAGTTCTATTTATGTTTTACCTTCATATACCGAATGTATGCCTCTTTCTGTATTAGAGGCTATGGCTTTTGGATTACCAATTATTTGTTCAGAGATAGGTGGTTTATCAGATATTATCAGGGACAAAGAAAATGGTATTTTAGTTAGATGTAAAGATATTAATAGTTTGTACTTAGCTATCGAGAATTTATATTTAAATATATCTTATATTAATTTTAATAAAGCTACTTATTTTTATTCAAAACAAGTCGTATCAAGACTAGAAGCAATTTATAAAAAAAACATATATAATTATTCATTATAA
- a CDS encoding transposase: protein MVIIQNETTEFVQGKLSCFCKKAAEGLSKPKQKFIKDILMGLCGTGSPSIHNISKFIQDNVSTKSTSERLYRNLGQNDYVEHIDETLLKLAKPYITDETIFIVDESDIAKPYAKKMEGLQKIYNGSEGKSTNGYLLINIVAYTPNKDSYMLLPVFSRLIAPDLESDSAKQIMQDAIINMELFFNGKGTYVFDRGFDDRKLIEFLSNNGIQFVIRGKGNRAVKEGFEEINFNKIVSEMEFNYELLGCKDNEVFKCGTRRINVRTDDHPSKKSNTVEISLVVSRIFRKGFQRGNDFYLLCDFASQDRFDLELVAKAIAVYKKRWAIEEVHRQMKQSMKWETMRLGSYQGMKNLNAFMALALFFIYVSKKYIEKIALGFPKILHYKKEDLSIPKEFIYYRIAEVITVCINFIIQYKRKLSLAERIDQHQMKIRFR from the coding sequence ATGGTAATAATACAGAATGAAACCACCGAATTCGTGCAAGGGAAATTATCTTGCTTCTGTAAAAAAGCAGCAGAAGGACTATCTAAACCCAAACAAAAATTCATAAAAGATATACTTATGGGATTATGCGGAACTGGATCACCCTCTATACACAATATCTCAAAATTTATCCAGGACAATGTATCTACCAAATCTACTTCTGAGCGTTTATATCGGAATTTGGGCCAAAACGACTATGTTGAGCACATTGATGAAACGCTGTTAAAGTTAGCAAAACCCTATATTACAGATGAAACCATCTTTATCGTGGATGAAAGTGACATTGCAAAACCCTATGCCAAAAAGATGGAAGGTTTACAGAAGATTTATAATGGTAGCGAAGGTAAAAGTACCAATGGGTATCTATTAATCAACATTGTAGCCTATACGCCCAACAAAGATTCCTACATGCTCTTACCAGTCTTTAGTCGTTTAATTGCACCCGATTTGGAATCTGACTCAGCTAAACAGATTATGCAAGATGCAATTATCAATATGGAGTTGTTCTTTAACGGTAAAGGCACATATGTGTTTGATAGAGGATTTGATGATCGTAAGCTAATAGAGTTTTTAAGTAATAATGGGATTCAATTTGTCATTCGTGGCAAGGGTAATCGAGCTGTTAAAGAAGGATTTGAAGAAATCAATTTTAACAAAATCGTAAGCGAAATGGAGTTCAACTATGAATTGCTTGGCTGCAAAGATAACGAAGTATTTAAATGCGGTACCAGAAGAATTAATGTCAGAACCGATGACCATCCCAGTAAAAAATCAAATACGGTTGAGATCAGTTTGGTTGTCTCGCGGATCTTTAGAAAAGGTTTTCAAAGAGGAAACGATTTTTATCTATTATGTGATTTTGCCAGCCAGGATAGGTTTGATTTGGAACTGGTTGCGAAAGCAATAGCTGTTTATAAAAAGCGTTGGGCAATAGAAGAAGTTCATCGCCAAATGAAGCAAAGTATGAAATGGGAAACCATGAGATTGGGTAGCTATCAAGGTATGAAAAATCTTAATGCTTTCATGGCTTTAGCATTGTTCTTCATTTATGTATCTAAAAAGTATATTGAAAAAATCGCCCTGGGATTCCCCAAAATACTACACTACAAAAAAGAAGATTTATCTATACCTAAAGAATTCATATATTACAGAATAGCTGAAGTTATTACAGTATGCATTAACTTTATTATTCAGTATAAACGAAAACTAAGCTTAGCCGAACGTATCGACCAGCATCAAATGAAAATAAGGTTCCGATGA
- a CDS encoding glycosyltransferase codes for MRVALFHFGVYKKGGWERTFSLAKGLAANGCCVTVITTDDRKGITYNINKEEGVNVIRCKDVLPDIVLTKGFGLFSFIERLCFVIFHSFEIVHADSHRPNSYYPCILNRYLYKGKFIIEWWDNFSYDGQLANKKQIFKLTLGRWEEKTEIVSKLRADGVVVLSQAMRERALNCGVVKNKIQVIHGGSNINNIRYLEKTIDNDNLSKYDIIFGFIGYGDSEINDLMPFFQAIRSITVNYSIRLMNFGKDFSRKSIETLGLDKIIMNCGWIDYHSDTTLLSYPDIYILLKKDDTINKYGWPNKLGDYMACGRPIMLNLYGDLHGFVSEYPYGFIVVEYRETDIIKAIKNIIIGNYNLTDMGKYNRTIAENLLSWNAKSKELLEFYRKIYNKELNR; via the coding sequence ATGAGAGTTGCTTTATTTCATTTTGGTGTGTACAAAAAAGGAGGTTGGGAAAGAACTTTTTCACTTGCAAAAGGTTTAGCCGCTAATGGTTGTTGTGTTACTGTAATTACAACTGATGATAGAAAAGGTATTACCTATAACATCAATAAAGAAGAAGGAGTTAATGTAATTAGATGTAAAGATGTGTTACCTGATATTGTATTAACTAAAGGATTTGGATTATTTTCATTTATTGAAAGATTATGTTTTGTAATATTTCACAGTTTCGAAATTGTACATGCAGACAGTCATCGTCCTAATTCATATTATCCCTGTATATTAAATAGATATTTATATAAGGGGAAATTTATAATAGAGTGGTGGGATAATTTCAGCTATGATGGACAATTAGCAAACAAAAAGCAAATATTTAAATTAACTTTAGGTAGATGGGAAGAGAAAACAGAAATAGTTTCAAAATTGCGAGCAGATGGCGTAGTTGTACTATCTCAAGCGATGAGGGAACGAGCATTAAATTGTGGAGTAGTAAAAAATAAAATACAAGTCATTCATGGTGGCTCTAATATTAATAATATCAGGTATTTAGAAAAAACTATCGATAATGACAATTTATCAAAATATGATATTATATTTGGGTTCATTGGTTATGGTGATTCAGAAATTAATGATTTGATGCCATTCTTTCAAGCAATTAGATCAATTACTGTAAATTATTCTATAAGATTAATGAATTTTGGGAAGGACTTTTCTCGAAAAAGTATTGAAACTTTAGGATTAGACAAGATTATTATGAATTGTGGATGGATTGACTACCATTCAGATACAACTCTTTTATCATACCCGGATATATATATTTTGTTAAAAAAAGACGATACAATAAATAAATATGGTTGGCCCAATAAACTTGGTGATTATATGGCTTGTGGAAGACCCATTATGCTGAATTTATATGGAGATTTGCATGGTTTTGTTTCTGAATATCCTTATGGTTTTATTGTAGTAGAATACAGAGAGACGGATATAATAAAAGCTATAAAGAATATTATCATTGGAAATTATAACTTAACTGATATGGGCAAATATAATAGGACAATAGCTGAGAATTTGTTATCATGGAATGCTAAATCTAAAGAACTTCTTGAATTCTATAGAAAGATATACAATAAAGAATTGAATAGGTAA
- a CDS encoding glycosyltransferase encodes MNIVIICRFPFPIGYSGTNRIISYSRGLIELGCQVSVLVLCKTEKNKKAINKNTKGIYQGIYFEYIPKSTIKSESKIGKAIDLIRDSLCSYIHIFKLSKDSSIDVFLISSDLCYDVYVLSMLGKKDKNQKVFWIVDEFPIPIRYGRDSISLLSSALFKLALRRLNGQISMTKIVNEYYKNLAGQQFPSLIMPMTVEPDRFVYLSNNIQDSKTITYIGNMEIYKDSLDILIKAYYLFWKERKDYELCLVGDGKDTPKLKKYVNQMGISESVIFTGSVNRDEIPCVLSNSSILILARTNNKRAMGGFPTKLGEYLASGKPVIVTNVGEISEYLTDKQNAYIIEPNNIEALYNCFKYVADHYEEAINVGLEGKKLAEGIFNYKSQAIRMYDFIRVY; translated from the coding sequence GTGAATATAGTTATTATTTGTAGATTTCCTTTTCCAATAGGGTATTCTGGTACGAATAGAATAATATCTTATTCAAGAGGTTTGATAGAATTGGGTTGTCAAGTTTCAGTTTTAGTTTTGTGTAAAACTGAAAAAAATAAAAAAGCAATAAATAAGAATACTAAGGGTATTTATCAAGGTATATATTTTGAGTATATACCTAAAAGTACTATTAAATCTGAATCTAAGATCGGAAAAGCGATTGACTTAATTAGAGATTCTTTGTGCAGTTATATCCACATATTTAAGTTATCCAAAGATTCATCTATTGATGTATTTCTTATTAGTTCCGATCTTTGTTATGATGTGTATGTATTAAGTATGTTAGGGAAAAAAGATAAAAACCAAAAAGTATTTTGGATTGTTGACGAATTTCCAATTCCCATTCGTTATGGAAGGGATTCTATATCTTTATTGAGTTCTGCTTTATTTAAATTAGCATTGAGAAGATTAAATGGGCAAATATCAATGACAAAAATAGTTAATGAATATTATAAAAATCTTGCAGGTCAGCAATTTCCAAGTTTAATTATGCCTATGACTGTTGAACCTGATAGATTTGTTTATTTATCTAATAATATTCAAGATTCTAAAACTATAACTTATATTGGCAATATGGAGATTTACAAAGATAGCTTAGATATATTAATTAAAGCATATTACCTATTTTGGAAGGAAAGAAAAGACTATGAATTATGCCTAGTGGGAGATGGGAAAGATACACCAAAGCTTAAAAAATATGTAAATCAAATGGGGATATCTGAAAGTGTAATATTTACAGGTTCAGTTAATAGAGATGAAATTCCTTGTGTACTTTCCAATTCTAGTATTCTTATACTTGCAAGGACTAATAATAAGAGAGCCATGGGTGGATTTCCAACAAAATTAGGGGAATACTTAGCTTCTGGTAAGCCGGTTATTGTTACGAATGTTGGAGAAATAAGTGAATATCTCACCGATAAACAGAATGCTTATATAATTGAACCTAATAATATTGAAGCTCTTTATAATTGTTTTAAGTATGTTGCTGATCACTATGAAGAAGCAATTAATGTTGGTCTTGAAGGAAAAAAATTAGCTGAGGGTATTTTTAATTACAAAAGTCAAGCTATACGGATGTACGATTTTATTAGAGTGTATTGA
- the wecB gene encoding UDP-N-acetylglucosamine 2-epimerase (non-hydrolyzing), with protein MLKLITVVGTRPEIIRLSCVIPLLDKYTNHILVHTGQNYDYELNQIFFEDLELRQPDYYLNVNTSSLGYVLGETLIKIEEILDKEKPDTMLILGDTNASIAAIMAKRKHIPIYHMEAGNRSFDNNVPEEINRKMIDHIADFNLVYTENSRRHLLSEGLPHRRIYVTGSPMFEVLQHYLPKIKQSNILETLNIKPQKYFLISVHREENVDYPENLQKISIVLNTLAEQYHYPVIVSTHPRTRKRLENSEGLKFNSLIQFLKPFSFTDYNFLQMHSSCVISDSGTISEESAILKFPAITIRNSMERPEAIDAGTIILSGFDPDIVLDSIKVAIEEDAKYTKICPEYEIDNCSMRVLKLILGTAKLHKQWNGLLISFLVSL; from the coding sequence ATGCTTAAATTGATCACTGTTGTTGGCACAAGACCTGAAATAATCAGATTATCTTGTGTAATTCCTTTACTGGATAAATACACAAATCATATTTTAGTTCATACCGGTCAGAATTATGATTATGAACTGAATCAGATTTTCTTTGAGGACTTAGAGCTTCGGCAACCAGATTATTATCTTAATGTAAATACTTCCAGTTTAGGATATGTCTTAGGAGAAACGCTGATTAAAATTGAAGAAATTCTGGATAAAGAAAAACCGGATACAATGCTTATCCTTGGAGACACAAATGCTTCTATAGCTGCAATTATGGCGAAAAGAAAACACATTCCGATTTATCATATGGAAGCAGGCAATAGAAGTTTTGATAACAATGTACCGGAAGAAATAAACCGTAAAATGATTGATCATATAGCGGATTTTAACTTGGTCTATACAGAGAATTCAAGAAGACATCTTTTATCTGAAGGTCTGCCTCATAGAAGAATTTATGTTACGGGCTCCCCTATGTTTGAGGTGTTGCAGCATTATTTGCCTAAAATTAAACAATCAAATATCTTGGAGACTTTGAACATAAAACCCCAAAAATATTTTCTAATCTCTGTGCATAGAGAAGAAAATGTTGATTATCCGGAAAATTTACAAAAAATAAGTATTGTCCTAAATACACTTGCAGAGCAATATCATTATCCTGTTATAGTCAGTACCCATCCCAGAACCCGTAAAAGGTTAGAAAATTCAGAGGGATTAAAGTTTAATTCTTTAATTCAGTTTCTTAAGCCATTCAGTTTTACTGACTACAACTTCCTGCAAATGCATTCTTCTTGTGTGATATCAGATAGTGGAACTATTAGTGAAGAAAGTGCGATTTTAAAATTTCCTGCTATTACCATTCGGAATTCAATGGAACGTCCAGAAGCAATAGATGCTGGAACGATAATCCTTTCCGGTTTTGATCCTGATATAGTGCTTGATTCAATTAAAGTTGCAATAGAGGAAGATGCTAAATATACAAAAATATGCCCAGAATATGAGATTGATAATTGTTCAATGCGTGTGCTGAAATTGATCTTGGGGACAGCTAAATTGCATAAGCAGTGGAATGGGTTATTAATATCTTTTCTTGTGTCACTATAA
- a CDS encoding GxxExxY protein, protein MDMGAGFKMDLLIEGKVIIELKSVEALSLVHHKQLLTYLKLTNLKLGILVNFNTSDINKSIIRKVNGL, encoded by the coding sequence ATTGACATGGGTGCTGGCTTTAAAATGGATTTACTGATTGAAGGGAAAGTGATTATAGAATTAAAATCTGTTGAAGCACTTTCCTTAGTTCATCATAAACAATTACTAACTTATTTAAAACTAACTAACTTGAAACTTGGCATACTCGTCAATTTTAACACTTCAGATATCAACAAAAGCATTATCCGAAAAGTAAATGGTCTTTAA